In the Chloroherpetonaceae bacterium genome, one interval contains:
- a CDS encoding alpha/beta hydrolase — translation MHSSRLLRVEEDAPELRRVPTLPNIRARMVQTTRLRTRVLFSGNQTGVPVIFIHGNLSSATWWEETMLRLPPQYYAIAPDLRGFGGADTAAVVDARRGVGDWVDDILALADALGIQRFHVVGNSLGGNVVWGLLLRCPERLLSVTLVAPGSPFGFGGTKDTLGTPCFPDYAGSGAGLANLLLLNAIKAGDRGLSTFSPRNALRNFVFKPGFIAPREEDLLSAMLTVHIGERALPGDKTPSPNFPGFAPGIYGPVNAISPKYAPSFKDFTRITPKPPILWIRGALDKAVSNRASSDAAVLGQAGLLPNYPGADICPPQPMIDQIRAVLRAYEQHSGFVREILLDDCAHAPHIEQPLLFDRYFHEHLLRAK, via the coding sequence ATGCACAGCAGCCGCTTGCTTCGCGTCGAAGAAGATGCGCCTGAGTTAAGGCGCGTTCCGACTTTGCCTAATATTCGCGCCCGAATGGTTCAAACCACACGCCTACGCACGCGCGTGCTTTTCTCAGGCAATCAAACAGGTGTGCCTGTAATCTTTATTCACGGTAACCTCTCTTCGGCTACATGGTGGGAGGAGACTATGCTACGCTTGCCTCCTCAATACTATGCAATCGCACCTGACCTACGTGGCTTTGGTGGTGCAGATACTGCTGCAGTTGTCGATGCACGGCGTGGCGTAGGTGATTGGGTTGATGATATTCTGGCGCTTGCTGATGCACTTGGCATTCAACGGTTTCATGTTGTTGGTAATTCGTTAGGCGGGAATGTGGTGTGGGGTCTGCTTTTGCGCTGCCCAGAGCGTCTTCTAAGCGTAACACTGGTGGCGCCTGGCTCACCCTTTGGCTTTGGCGGCACAAAAGATACGCTCGGCACGCCTTGCTTTCCTGATTATGCTGGTAGTGGTGCAGGGCTTGCTAATCTGCTCCTACTCAATGCGATTAAAGCGGGCGATAGAGGTTTGTCGACATTCTCACCACGAAATGCCTTGCGTAACTTTGTCTTCAAGCCCGGCTTCATTGCCCCACGTGAAGAAGATTTGCTGTCTGCAATGCTGACCGTTCACATTGGCGAGCGCGCTCTACCCGGCGACAAAACACCTAGTCCAAATTTTCCCGGCTTTGCACCCGGTATCTATGGGCCTGTTAATGCTATCTCACCCAAGTATGCTCCCTCTTTTAAGGATTTTACACGTATCACCCCTAAGCCGCCGATTTTATGGATTCGTGGCGCGCTGGACAAAGCTGTCTCAAATCGCGCGTCATCAGACGCAGCCGTATTAGGTCAAGCAGGACTTTTGCCTAATTATCCGGGTGCTGACATCTGCCCGCCCCAACCAATGATTGACCAGATTCGCGCAGTCTTACGTGCATATGAGCAGCACTCAGGTTTTGTGCGCGAAATCCTGCTGGACGACTGCGCCCACGCCCCTCACATTGAGCAGCCTTTGCTTTTTGACCGATATTTCCATGAGCATCTGCTGCGCGCAAAGTAG
- a CDS encoding TonB-dependent receptor: MRFIWLIVLVCAGAMSAAAQTRISGKVTDANANPIEFASVVIVGTTTGTLTDENGRFTLTTTFSGTVKLRASAIGYAPKEQMLVLGENNIVVDFCLEEEGASRNEIVVSASAYSAGDNANATLGALDVVTTPGAAADIFRAIQALPGVARVDDSAGLFVRGGDVSETLTLLDQATVTYPYRFQTPQTGSGGGLFGTIPPFLVSGTVFSSGGFSARYGNALSAVIAMESNNLPKQTSLTLNAGLGALSLGAQVQLADNLGVRFSGNYGLPRPMFALNNQLALFERLPEHRDGNVSLIYRYSPSGQLKIFNYLTRNQVGVRATGNAQAGIYLSDEQNSLHNLQWSDLLSGWLVKTSLSLNRFSVNRQFGVLNVTQSDDTYKLRADIEGDVAASVKIAFGAEVEHIVNRYAGVVPITGNWLSPSAETLALNERYSGTRFGGYAEVEWAFAKNFILTTGLRTDHHLLAKETVFDPRASVRYRLTESLTLSAAWGIYHQFAQPFQFAPIVGNPNLQAQSAQHFILGAMYDEDALLIRLEAYYKPYRNLIVADKELNLSNRGVGFAQGVDFFLKYGGFLKTPVSGWISYSYLRSERTQARRGSEGLNYEVAPAPFDITHNFVVVSMVRIWGGLHVGATLRLATGRPITPIVGSIFRDGSYSPIDGAVGSERLPDFSRLDLNANYYLPFGNHSVVFYAEVSNALDRENVLGYQYSEDFSMRSPVLSTFRRFWYFGATLALSL; this comes from the coding sequence ATGCGATTCATCTGGCTTATAGTGTTGGTCTGCGCGGGTGCAATGAGTGCAGCGGCTCAAACGAGAATTTCGGGGAAAGTCACTGACGCAAATGCCAATCCGATTGAATTTGCCTCGGTCGTGATTGTCGGCACGACGACTGGCACGCTCACCGATGAGAACGGCAGGTTCACGCTTACGACAACGTTTTCAGGAACGGTGAAACTCCGTGCATCTGCTATCGGCTATGCCCCGAAAGAACAGATGCTTGTGCTTGGCGAGAACAACATAGTTGTTGATTTTTGCTTGGAAGAAGAGGGCGCGTCAAGAAATGAAATTGTGGTGTCTGCAAGCGCATACTCGGCGGGCGACAACGCAAATGCGACGCTTGGCGCGCTTGACGTGGTAACGACGCCCGGCGCCGCTGCCGACATTTTTCGCGCAATTCAGGCTTTGCCCGGCGTTGCCAGAGTTGATGATAGCGCAGGTTTATTTGTGCGCGGCGGCGACGTCAGCGAGACGCTCACGCTCTTAGACCAAGCCACCGTTACTTATCCCTACCGTTTTCAAACGCCGCAAACAGGCAGCGGCGGCGGACTTTTCGGCACGATTCCGCCTTTTCTGGTAAGCGGCACCGTCTTTTCATCGGGCGGATTTTCAGCGCGATACGGCAACGCGCTCTCCGCCGTGATAGCAATGGAAAGCAACAATCTGCCGAAGCAAACTTCACTCACGCTGAACGCGGGGCTGGGCGCGTTGTCGCTCGGCGCGCAGGTGCAACTCGCCGATAATCTTGGCGTGCGCTTCTCAGGCAATTATGGCTTGCCCCGACCAATGTTTGCGCTCAACAATCAACTGGCGCTCTTTGAGCGATTGCCTGAACATCGCGATGGCAACGTCAGTTTGATTTATCGCTACTCACCAAGTGGTCAGTTGAAAATTTTTAATTACCTTACGCGCAATCAAGTTGGCGTGCGAGCGACAGGGAACGCGCAAGCAGGCATTTACTTGTCCGACGAACAGAACAGTTTGCACAACCTTCAATGGTCGGATTTGCTCAGCGGTTGGCTTGTGAAGACCAGCCTTTCGCTAAACCGATTTTCAGTCAATCGTCAGTTCGGCGTTCTCAATGTCACGCAAAGCGATGACACCTACAAACTTCGCGCTGACATCGAAGGCGACGTCGCCGCGAGCGTGAAAATCGCCTTTGGCGCGGAAGTTGAACATATCGTCAATCGATACGCTGGCGTCGTACCGATCACTGGCAATTGGCTTAGTCCGTCAGCGGAGACGCTTGCTCTCAATGAGCGATACTCTGGCACGCGCTTCGGCGGCTACGCAGAAGTAGAATGGGCGTTTGCAAAGAATTTTATCCTAACAACTGGACTTCGGACAGACCATCATCTGCTCGCAAAGGAAACCGTGTTTGACCCGCGCGCCAGCGTCCGTTACCGACTAACGGAATCACTCACGCTCTCAGCCGCATGGGGAATTTATCATCAGTTTGCGCAGCCATTTCAATTTGCGCCCATCGTAGGCAACCCTAACCTGCAAGCGCAATCCGCACAGCATTTCATTCTCGGCGCGATGTATGACGAAGACGCGCTTCTCATTCGTCTCGAGGCGTATTACAAACCATATCGAAATCTCATCGTAGCGGACAAAGAATTGAATCTTTCCAATCGCGGCGTTGGCTTTGCGCAAGGCGTTGATTTTTTCCTCAAATACGGCGGCTTTCTCAAAACGCCGGTGAGCGGCTGGATTTCATATAGCTACTTGCGCTCAGAGCGCACGCAAGCACGACGTGGCAGCGAGGGCTTGAACTATGAAGTTGCGCCAGCGCCGTTTGACATCACGCATAATTTTGTCGTCGTCTCTATGGTTCGGATATGGGGCGGCTTGCATGTTGGCGCAACTCTCCGCCTTGCGACAGGGCGACCGATTACGCCCATCGTTGGTTCAATTTTTCGAGACGGGTCCTACTCGCCAATTGATGGCGCAGTTGGTTCGGAACGCTTGCCGGATTTCAGTCGCCTCGACCTTAACGCAAATTATTATTTGCCATTTGGCAATCATTCCGTCGTGTTCTACGCCGAAGTCTCCAATGCGCTCGATAGAGAAAATGTCTTGGGCTATCAATACAGCGAGGATTTCTCCATGCGCTCGCCCGTGCTCTCGACATTCAGGCGCTTTTGGTATTTCGGCGCAACGCTTGCGCTATCACTTTAA
- a CDS encoding GTP-binding protein: MAELIRHKIPVNLLTGFLGSGKTTLLKRLLRENAGRRKIAILMNEIGEVSIDAKLLEGFSIELYELNDGCICCTINENFVAAIDEITEKLSPDLLVIETTGVANPISIIYSLINPNLVLDAVLTTVDAKNFLRIRNEVDVWQDQLECADVVLLTKTDIASEVEISEVENAVRATNARCQIFRAADIALELIFGVAYPRNEAQLPPAILHHHLQADGIETFRFQDSALTFSLPLLQEALEQLPTHLWRLKGTIRLAEQPQSFILNYAFGRYTIEDYVGHAEGCDLVFIGKSILQSKEQFTASLRRAAASLTRAD, encoded by the coding sequence ATGGCTGAGCTGATACGGCACAAAATCCCAGTCAATCTTCTTACAGGCTTTCTGGGAAGCGGGAAGACCACTCTGCTTAAACGGCTGTTGCGTGAAAATGCTGGACGGCGCAAAATTGCTATCTTGATGAACGAAATTGGGGAAGTCTCAATTGATGCCAAGCTGCTTGAGGGTTTCTCAATTGAACTCTATGAACTGAACGACGGCTGCATTTGCTGCACCATCAATGAAAATTTTGTTGCTGCAATTGATGAAATCACAGAGAAACTTTCTCCTGACTTGCTAGTCATTGAAACCACAGGTGTCGCAAACCCCATCTCAATCATTTACTCGCTTATCAACCCCAATCTTGTGCTTGACGCAGTCCTTACGACGGTAGATGCAAAAAACTTTTTGCGTATCAGAAACGAAGTCGATGTCTGGCAAGACCAACTGGAATGCGCTGATGTTGTGCTACTTACTAAAACAGATATCGCCAGCGAAGTTGAGATTTCAGAGGTCGAGAATGCAGTGCGTGCTACCAACGCACGCTGTCAAATTTTCCGTGCCGCAGATATAGCGCTGGAGCTTATTTTTGGTGTCGCCTACCCTCGCAACGAGGCTCAGCTACCACCTGCCATCCTACATCACCACTTGCAAGCAGATGGCATTGAGACTTTCCGCTTTCAAGACTCAGCCTTGACTTTCTCACTCCCTCTGCTGCAAGAAGCTCTGGAACAACTTCCTACCCACCTTTGGCGGCTAAAAGGCACGATTCGTTTAGCAGAACAACCGCAGTCTTTTATTCTCAACTATGCCTTTGGTCGATATACCATTGAAGATTATGTCGGACATGCGGAGGGCTGCGATTTGGTCTTCATTGGCAAATCTATTCTGCAAAGCAAGGAACAGTTCACTGCGTCTCTGCGACGCGCAGCTGCCTCTCTTACACGTGCTGATTAG
- the ispF gene encoding 2-C-methyl-D-erythritol 2,4-cyclodiphosphate synthase: protein MFRIGIGIDVHPLVEGRKLIIGGVEIPFEKGLDGHSDADVLLHAIADALLGAAAMGDIGKHFPNSDPAFKDIDSQYLLRKVRQLLERQNYKPVNVDAMLLLEKPKIAPFIPQMRKNIARCLSLEIDAVSIKATTTEGMGFVGKGEGAMAHAVCIIEKVEEAKR, encoded by the coding sequence ATGTTTCGCATCGGTATTGGCATAGATGTCCATCCTTTGGTGGAAGGACGAAAGCTGATTATAGGCGGCGTTGAAATTCCCTTTGAAAAGGGCTTAGACGGACACAGCGACGCCGATGTGCTCTTGCACGCAATTGCTGATGCACTGTTGGGTGCAGCAGCAATGGGCGACATTGGCAAGCACTTTCCCAATTCTGACCCCGCTTTCAAAGATATTGACAGCCAATACCTGCTTCGAAAAGTGCGCCAACTTTTGGAGCGACAAAATTACAAACCCGTTAATGTTGACGCAATGCTTTTGTTGGAAAAGCCCAAAATTGCACCATTCATTCCCCAAATGCGCAAAAATATCGCTCGCTGTCTCAGTCTGGAGATAGATGCGGTTTCAATCAAAGCGACAACCACCGAAGGCATGGGATTTGTAGGCAAAGGTGAAGGAGCAATGGCGCACGCAGTCTGCATCATTGAGAAAGTGGAAGAAGCCAAGCGTTAG
- a CDS encoding zinc dependent phospholipase C family protein — MHHRFFSARWAISITLTLLGAACPLELSEGWGFWAHKQIHRLAVQAMPEPTAPFFREYATFLIEHAIDADDRRRIDPSEAPQHFLDIDRYGKYPFPELPRRYEDAVKKYSFDTLRTYGLVPWRIAAFADSLTQAFRTKNLDKILFFAVNLGHYVADSHVPLHATENYDGQLTGQKGLHGRWESDIPERFMRHYETLGDIKPRVYYIADKTEESFKWILESYLLVDSVLKCDLKAKEGLKPEEICTIITDKNGREREIYTPLYYERFKQALGDMVERRFAQSVERVASIWYSAWVDAGKPDLSSLLSR, encoded by the coding sequence ATGCACCACAGATTTTTTTCAGCACGTTGGGCTATTTCAATCACTTTGACACTGCTGGGTGCAGCCTGTCCGCTTGAGCTCTCCGAGGGGTGGGGCTTCTGGGCGCATAAGCAAATTCATAGACTCGCCGTGCAAGCAATGCCAGAGCCAACTGCGCCATTCTTCAGAGAGTATGCTACGTTCCTCATTGAGCATGCAATCGATGCGGACGACCGGCGGCGCATTGACCCCAGCGAAGCGCCACAGCACTTTCTCGACATTGATCGATACGGCAAGTATCCTTTCCCTGAACTGCCACGTCGCTACGAAGATGCGGTAAAGAAATACTCGTTTGATACGCTGCGCACGTATGGACTGGTGCCATGGCGAATTGCGGCATTTGCAGATAGCCTAACACAAGCATTTCGCACTAAAAATCTTGATAAGATTCTCTTCTTTGCGGTCAATCTAGGGCACTATGTAGCCGATAGCCATGTGCCGCTGCACGCAACAGAGAACTACGATGGGCAGCTGACTGGACAAAAAGGCTTGCACGGGCGCTGGGAGTCGGATATTCCTGAGCGCTTTATGCGGCACTATGAAACGCTGGGCGATATTAAGCCAAGAGTCTACTACATTGCTGACAAAACGGAAGAAAGTTTCAAGTGGATTTTGGAAAGCTACTTACTTGTAGATTCCGTCCTGAAATGCGACCTCAAAGCCAAAGAGGGATTGAAACCTGAAGAGATTTGCACAATTATCACAGATAAAAATGGACGTGAGCGAGAAATCTACACACCGCTCTACTACGAGCGTTTCAAGCAGGCCTTAGGAGATATGGTCGAACGCCGCTTTGCACAATCGGTCGAGCGGGTAGCCTCTATCTGGTATTCGGCATGGGTGGACGCAGGCAAGCCTGATTTAAGCAGCCTGCTGAGTCGTTGA
- a CDS encoding TonB-dependent receptor, whose protein sequence is MGNTFRHAALALAVFLIAATSFAQTSSLSGRVTDKANQTPLPGASIAIRGTTKGTTSRANGTYSISGLLPGRYTIVVTYMGYKTFERTLELAEGENKLDIALEEAVIQTQELVVFGASRRTEKVTDAPASVQTVSSAELDRVPLAAYGYAMSTLKGVDFVRSGIDGIGINARGFNSAFNTRMLVVTDSRFSILPGNGLPIGNLNTNIKEDIASIEMILGPSSALYGPNAHNGVVNVVSKDPRTSQGTMFALNAGLQSYFSGRFRHAGAVGDFAWKATFEYMTARDWEFVDTVYQTPANGGNIPHFNPANPVITRPGFDPRATGRIDTDEDLFLVRHIRGEGTFIWNLPFETAFLGDRPDLILSYGQSNNWGAGPTNAGRNYINNWLFAYWQAKFVSPRLFAQIYNTWNNSGNTFPIQNVTNIMNGNIVPVPTLFGPLRDTNRVNRVLRGTITASEAIQAARFAELSSRLNAEIQYNNQIGDRLRFVLAFNYQVDNPRSDGTYLGDNAAFRGDGSTALGTGRLLPESYISLSGIKQIGGALQLDFNLTEQLRLLGALRYDNHDIFGAMLAPKIGAIYSIGDGALRATYGRGYVAPTVLNMFIFVPAAVVAGSTLSIVGNSEGFTLQNGTVFDKLRPERVDTYEIGYKGVLPGNLFLDISAYFQNSADFISPAVPLYSGFTPDQRVVRIGNTDVQPQFVQTYVNFGQVTAFGVDAGITYNINNNWTIGLNYSWFRPDFDANRRDGNRLVFDVNRDGVVTPNEISINTPEHKASLVVTALNLFDGLLFGSLAVRYVSSYDFVSGVHYAGRFGEGTRTIIPRDPSQPLGPNNPAAATFLFNRGPLGGFVTVDLNIGVNITKELLFSISATNLFNTMQREMVASPAVPRFLLSEVRYTIPAFY, encoded by the coding sequence ATGGGAAACACTTTTCGCCACGCTGCTCTTGCGCTTGCTGTATTCTTGATTGCTGCCACATCTTTTGCACAAACCAGCTCACTGAGCGGTCGAGTTACGGACAAAGCCAATCAAACTCCACTACCCGGCGCTAGCATCGCAATTCGCGGCACAACCAAAGGCACAACTTCACGTGCAAATGGCACATACAGTATCAGTGGTCTTCTGCCTGGGCGCTACACCATCGTGGTAACCTATATGGGCTACAAAACCTTTGAGCGCACATTGGAGCTGGCAGAGGGAGAAAACAAACTGGATATTGCACTGGAAGAAGCAGTCATTCAAACGCAAGAATTGGTGGTGTTTGGCGCATCTCGCCGCACTGAGAAAGTCACAGACGCCCCTGCGTCCGTTCAAACTGTCAGTTCAGCGGAACTGGATCGAGTCCCGCTTGCTGCATATGGGTATGCTATGTCGACGCTTAAAGGCGTTGACTTTGTGCGCTCCGGGATTGATGGCATTGGCATTAATGCACGCGGTTTCAACTCCGCCTTCAATACCAGAATGCTGGTTGTAACCGATAGCCGATTTTCAATCTTGCCTGGTAATGGCTTACCAATTGGCAACCTTAATACCAATATCAAAGAGGATATTGCCAGCATTGAAATGATTTTGGGTCCTTCATCTGCACTCTACGGACCGAATGCTCATAATGGCGTGGTGAATGTCGTCAGCAAAGACCCACGCACATCGCAAGGCACTATGTTTGCACTCAATGCAGGTTTGCAGTCTTATTTCTCTGGTCGCTTTCGGCATGCTGGCGCAGTCGGCGATTTTGCTTGGAAAGCCACCTTCGAGTATATGACGGCTCGCGATTGGGAGTTTGTTGATACGGTCTATCAAACGCCTGCAAACGGTGGAAATATCCCGCACTTCAATCCCGCCAATCCAGTTATCACACGCCCGGGTTTTGACCCACGAGCCACTGGACGCATAGACACAGACGAAGATCTCTTTCTTGTTCGGCACATTCGTGGCGAAGGCACTTTTATCTGGAATCTTCCGTTTGAGACCGCTTTCTTAGGCGATCGCCCTGATTTGATACTCTCTTACGGGCAGAGCAACAACTGGGGCGCTGGTCCCACCAACGCTGGACGCAACTACATTAACAACTGGCTTTTTGCTTACTGGCAAGCCAAATTCGTCTCACCACGACTCTTTGCGCAGATTTACAACACTTGGAACAACTCTGGCAACACTTTTCCGATTCAGAATGTAACGAACATTATGAATGGCAACATTGTGCCTGTGCCCACGCTCTTTGGGCCGCTGCGCGACACGAACCGCGTCAATCGCGTCCTGCGTGGCACTATTACCGCAAGCGAAGCTATTCAAGCTGCTCGCTTTGCAGAGCTGTCTTCACGGCTTAATGCCGAGATTCAGTATAACAATCAAATTGGCGACCGTTTGCGCTTTGTTTTGGCCTTCAATTATCAGGTCGACAATCCGCGCAGTGATGGTACTTACTTAGGCGATAACGCTGCATTCAGAGGCGACGGTTCTACTGCGCTTGGCACAGGACGACTTTTGCCAGAAAGCTACATCAGCCTATCTGGCATTAAGCAAATTGGCGGCGCCCTTCAACTTGACTTTAACCTTACTGAACAACTCCGCCTGCTTGGCGCTTTGCGCTACGACAATCACGACATTTTCGGCGCAATGCTTGCTCCTAAAATCGGTGCAATCTACAGCATCGGCGATGGGGCATTGCGCGCCACTTACGGTCGTGGCTATGTCGCCCCTACTGTACTGAATATGTTTATTTTCGTGCCTGCTGCCGTCGTTGCTGGCTCTACGCTCTCAATTGTGGGCAATTCTGAAGGCTTCACGCTGCAGAACGGCACGGTGTTTGACAAACTTCGTCCTGAGCGAGTTGACACATATGAAATCGGCTACAAAGGCGTGCTGCCTGGCAATCTCTTTCTTGACATTAGTGCATACTTCCAAAACTCTGCTGACTTTATCAGCCCCGCTGTGCCACTTTACTCTGGCTTTACGCCTGACCAGCGCGTTGTGCGCATTGGCAATACCGATGTGCAACCGCAGTTTGTGCAAACATATGTCAATTTCGGTCAGGTTACCGCATTTGGTGTGGATGCTGGCATTACTTACAACATCAACAACAATTGGACAATTGGTCTGAACTACTCTTGGTTCCGTCCCGATTTCGATGCGAACCGGCGTGATGGCAATCGGTTGGTATTTGACGTAAATCGCGATGGCGTTGTAACGCCAAATGAAATCAGTATCAATACGCCAGAGCATAAAGCATCGTTGGTTGTCACTGCACTGAACCTCTTTGATGGGCTGCTGTTTGGCTCGCTGGCAGTGCGGTATGTGTCATCATATGATTTCGTCTCTGGCGTGCATTATGCCGGTCGGTTTGGTGAAGGCACACGCACTATTATTCCACGCGACCCCAGTCAGCCACTTGGGCCGAACAACCCAGCCGCTGCGACCTTCCTTTTTAATCGTGGCCCGCTCGGTGGATTTGTTACGGTGGATTTGAACATTGGCGTCAATATCACCAAAGAGCTGCTTTTCTCGATTTCAGCCACAAACCTTTTCAACACCATGCAGCGTGAGATGGTCGCATCGCCCGCAGTTCCACGATTCCTTTTGAGTGAGGTGCGCTACACGATACCCGCATTCTACTAA
- a CDS encoding DUF4397 domain-containing protein → MVKKLIAKKSVTFSLLLSVLFIYASCSSSSGPSVSRAKILVTHASPNTPTVNLVIDNDVVGGNTPARLSFTQSTRVETDPGTRRIRVRLDGINPPVDILDIQNLTLAEGKDYSLYVIDTLVGVSNLKTLFITDDLTAPPSGQAGVRFLHLSPDAPAVDFVTFTGTPGLPQNVQPITNGTNRTFNRTVTSAQTTFVNIPAGSRVGVRLAGTTGSLIGEFTIPGGSSGVAAGRLYTFCVMGLARPGAPPAQSLTLVATVNN, encoded by the coding sequence ATGGTAAAGAAGCTCATAGCGAAAAAGTCAGTTACCTTTTCACTGCTGCTAAGTGTTCTTTTCATCTATGCAAGTTGTAGCAGTTCTTCAGGACCGAGCGTCAGCCGAGCTAAAATTTTAGTAACCCATGCTTCGCCAAATACGCCGACGGTCAATCTGGTGATTGATAATGATGTGGTCGGAGGCAACACGCCCGCTCGCCTGAGCTTTACGCAAAGCACAAGGGTAGAAACCGACCCTGGCACACGTCGCATACGCGTGCGGTTAGATGGCATCAATCCACCTGTAGATATTCTTGACATTCAGAATCTGACTCTGGCTGAGGGAAAAGATTACTCGCTCTATGTGATTGACACGCTGGTTGGGGTCAGCAACCTGAAAACCTTATTCATCACTGATGACCTGACCGCTCCACCATCAGGGCAAGCAGGCGTGCGGTTTTTACATTTGTCGCCAGATGCGCCCGCAGTGGATTTCGTAACTTTCACGGGCACGCCGGGTCTGCCGCAAAACGTGCAACCGATTACAAACGGCACAAACCGCACATTTAACCGAACTGTAACGTCGGCGCAGACAACCTTCGTGAATATCCCAGCAGGCTCACGAGTAGGGGTGCGACTGGCAGGCACGACAGGGTCGCTAATTGGAGAGTTTACAATTCCAGGAGGCAGTAGTGGAGTCGCAGCTGGACGTCTCTACACCTTCTGTGTAATGGGCCTGGCAAGGCCGGGTGCGCCACCAGCACAGAGTTTGACATTAGTGGCAACTGTGAACAACTGA